In the Bacillus shivajii genome, one interval contains:
- the rsmA gene encoding 16S rRNA (adenine(1518)-N(6)/adenine(1519)-N(6))-dimethyltransferase RsmA, which produces MNKDIATPKRTKEILQKYGFSFKKSLGQNFLIDTNVLERIVKAADLKDSSGVIEIGPGIGALTEQIAKRAEKVVAFEIDQRLLPILDETLSPYHHVKVIHRDVLKADVKEVIDEEFDQNKDLAVVANLPYYVTTPILMKLLEEKLPVRTIVVMIQKEVAERIAAEPNSKDYGSLSIATQFYAEAKTVFTVPKSVFVPQPNVDSAILRLTLRDEPPVNVPDETFFFDLVRASFKQRRKTILNNLSQHFNAGKSEIEGYLLEAGIDPKRRGESLSMDEFALLSHRLFVHFPNK; this is translated from the coding sequence ATGAATAAAGATATCGCTACCCCGAAACGAACAAAAGAAATATTACAAAAATATGGTTTTTCATTTAAGAAAAGTTTAGGTCAAAACTTCCTCATTGATACAAATGTCCTTGAGAGAATAGTAAAAGCAGCTGACTTAAAAGACTCTTCTGGGGTCATTGAAATAGGGCCAGGAATAGGGGCTTTAACAGAACAAATTGCCAAACGAGCGGAAAAGGTCGTCGCTTTTGAGATTGATCAACGACTACTTCCAATTTTAGATGAGACACTTTCACCATACCATCACGTCAAAGTCATTCACCGAGATGTATTAAAAGCAGACGTAAAGGAAGTTATTGATGAGGAGTTCGATCAAAATAAGGATTTAGCAGTTGTAGCCAACTTACCTTATTACGTAACGACACCAATCTTGATGAAGTTATTAGAAGAGAAGCTTCCTGTTCGGACAATAGTCGTGATGATTCAAAAGGAAGTGGCTGAAAGAATCGCAGCCGAACCAAACTCGAAGGATTATGGTTCTTTATCGATTGCTACTCAGTTTTATGCAGAAGCAAAAACAGTTTTTACTGTACCTAAGAGTGTTTTTGTTCCCCAGCCTAATGTTGATTCAGCCATTTTACGCCTTACATTAAGGGATGAACCACCAGTAAATGTACCTGATGAAACATTCTTCTTCGATTTGGTTAGAGCGTCATTTAAGCAACGGAGAAAAACGATCCTAAACAATTTATCACAACATTTTAACGCTGGAAAATCAGAGATCGAAGGGTATTTGTTAGAAGCGGGAATTGACCCAAAACGTAGAGGTGAATCACTATCTATGGATGAGTTCGCGCTTTTAAGTCATAGATTATTCGTACATTTTCCAAATAAGTAG
- the yabG gene encoding sporulation peptidase YabG — translation MSDIKEGTIVGRSSYNCDLVFRVKRIEGETAILYGEDMRLIADAPLSDLVFIEEAERKKRAEHEKQKEESCYQLFRQERKLIREKSEFEVTSGYTKKNDYFEVPGRVLHIDGDSLYLKKCTQVYDKLGVPVYGVHLQEKEMPLQIGSLIEMIRPDILVITGHDAYMKNKGTKQDMKAYRNSKHFVEAVKEARKVVPYMDHLVIFAGACQSHFQSILKAGANFASSPDRINIHALDPVYVVSKVSLTPFMERVGVWDVLKVSLTGEKGLGGIETTGSLRRGMPHFHFKEEEDDDEE, via the coding sequence ATGTCAGATATAAAGGAAGGTACTATTGTAGGGCGGTCTTCTTATAACTGTGACCTCGTCTTTCGTGTCAAAAGAATAGAAGGTGAGACGGCAATTTTATATGGGGAAGATATGCGGCTAATTGCAGATGCTCCTCTAAGTGACTTAGTATTCATTGAGGAAGCTGAAAGAAAGAAGCGCGCCGAGCATGAAAAACAAAAGGAAGAAAGCTGTTATCAGCTTTTTCGCCAAGAACGAAAGCTTATCCGTGAAAAAAGTGAGTTCGAAGTAACGTCAGGCTATACGAAAAAAAACGATTATTTTGAAGTGCCAGGAAGAGTACTTCATATAGATGGTGATTCTCTTTACTTAAAAAAGTGTACCCAAGTCTATGATAAGTTAGGAGTTCCCGTATACGGGGTACATCTTCAAGAAAAAGAGATGCCTCTACAAATTGGCTCTTTAATTGAAATGATCCGCCCTGACATCCTAGTTATTACAGGGCACGATGCATATATGAAAAATAAAGGTACTAAACAAGATATGAAAGCATATCGAAACTCTAAACATTTTGTTGAGGCTGTAAAGGAAGCGAGAAAGGTCGTTCCGTATATGGATCATTTAGTTATATTTGCAGGCGCCTGCCAATCACATTTTCAATCGATTTTAAAGGCAGGAGCAAACTTTGCTAGCTCACCTGATCGAATCAATATTCATGCCCTTGACCCAGTTTACGTTGTATCAAAAGTGAGCTTAACTCCTTTTATGGAACGTGTAGGAGTGTGGGATGTATTAAAAGTATCACTGACGGGTGAAAAAGGACTTGGTGGTATTGAAACAACTGGATCACTTAGGAGAGGGATGCCTCATTTTCATTTTAAAGAAGAAGAAGATGATGATGAAGAGTGA
- the veg gene encoding biofilm formation stimulator Veg yields MAKTLIEIKRSLDENVGKRIMIQANGGRKKMIERSGLLEGTYPSVFTIKLDEDQNTVERVSYSYTDILTETVKLSLCDEAKATEQV; encoded by the coding sequence ATGGCGAAAACATTAATCGAGATTAAACGTTCGCTTGATGAAAATGTCGGAAAGCGAATTATGATTCAAGCAAACGGCGGAAGAAAGAAGATGATTGAACGCTCAGGTCTTTTAGAAGGCACTTACCCATCAGTATTTACGATTAAGTTAGATGAAGATCAAAATACAGTGGAGCGTGTCTCTTACAGCTACACAGACATTCTTACAGAAACAGTCAAGCTGAGCCTCTGTGATGAAGCAAAAGCGACTGAACAAGTATAA
- a CDS encoding small, acid-soluble spore protein, alpha/beta type, translating to MARRRGVMSDHLKEELAKELGFYDTVQREGWGGIKARDAGNMVKRAVEIAERQLTEQKH from the coding sequence ATGGCCAGAAGAAGAGGTGTCATGTCAGATCATCTGAAAGAAGAGCTGGCAAAGGAGTTAGGCTTTTATGATACTGTTCAGCGAGAAGGTTGGGGCGGTATTAAAGCACGAGACGCTGGGAACATGGTGAAACGAGCTGTTGAAATAGCAGAAAGACAGCTAACCGAACAAAAACATTAA
- the ispE gene encoding 4-(cytidine 5'-diphospho)-2-C-methyl-D-erythritol kinase has translation MQTIVKAPAKINLTLDVVRKRDDGFHDVEMVMTTIDLADRIHLKTLETDQIIIDVTKGYVPSDEKNLAYQAAHLLKERLGIKKGVSIFIDKQIPVSAGLAGGSSDAAAVLRGLNDIWELGLTLDELAEIGLQIGSDVPFCVYGGTAIARGRGEKLEFISAPPPCWVILAKPPIGVSTKEVYQRIKVDEVDHPQTALMVKAIESNNFEQVCSNLSNVMEDVTFNMHPAVKKIKDRMKQFGSEGTVMSGSGPTVFSLTQNDSKAERLYNGLKGFVEQVYTVRLLGQRHK, from the coding sequence ATGCAAACCATTGTAAAGGCTCCAGCTAAAATTAATTTAACATTAGATGTTGTCCGAAAAAGGGATGATGGATTCCATGATGTCGAAATGGTCATGACGACGATTGACTTAGCAGATAGAATTCATCTAAAAACTTTAGAGACGGATCAAATTATTATTGATGTAACAAAAGGGTATGTTCCAAGTGATGAAAAGAATTTAGCTTACCAAGCAGCACATCTTTTAAAAGAACGATTAGGGATCAAAAAAGGAGTTTCGATCTTTATTGATAAGCAAATTCCTGTTTCTGCTGGTCTCGCTGGTGGAAGTTCAGATGCGGCTGCAGTACTTCGAGGATTAAATGATATATGGGAATTAGGTTTAACGTTAGATGAACTAGCTGAAATCGGACTACAAATTGGTTCAGACGTTCCGTTTTGTGTGTATGGAGGGACAGCCATAGCTAGAGGGCGTGGAGAGAAATTAGAGTTTATATCCGCACCTCCACCCTGTTGGGTTATATTAGCTAAACCGCCGATTGGTGTTTCCACTAAAGAGGTATATCAACGAATAAAAGTGGATGAGGTCGACCATCCGCAAACAGCTTTAATGGTTAAAGCAATTGAATCGAATAACTTTGAACAAGTGTGTAGTAATTTAAGCAACGTCATGGAAGATGTTACTTTTAATATGCATCCTGCTGTGAAAAAAATAAAAGATCGAATGAAGCAATTTGGCTCTGAAGGCACTGTCATGAGCGGTAGTGGACCGACGGTGTTTTCATTAACGCAAAATGATTCAAAAGCTGAGCGTTTGTATAATGGGTTAAAAGGCTTTGTCGAGCAAGTGTATACTGTACGCCTTTTAGGGCAAAGACACAAGTAG
- the purR gene encoding pur operon repressor produces MKYRRSGRLVDMTNYFLAHPHHQIPLTYFSEKYESAKSSISEDIGIIKEVFESKNIGTIETAAGATGGVTYIPTVDRLQTEEQVDSLCERLEDPNRLLPGGYLYMMDVIGDPSLIQGLGRIFASSFRNSEVDAVMTMATKGIPLAYAVASHLNVPVSIVRHEHRITEGSIVSINYVSGSKKRIQTMSLARRSLKPYSNVLIIDDFMKAGGTIRGMMDLVSEFQSTVAGVGVLTEAVHEEEKLVSDYVSLTRLSQVDERERTIKVERGNLFQGKYYFES; encoded by the coding sequence ATGAAATATCGACGAAGTGGCCGTTTAGTTGACATGACCAATTATTTTTTAGCGCATCCTCACCATCAAATCCCTTTAACGTATTTTTCGGAAAAATACGAGTCAGCAAAATCATCGATTAGTGAGGATATAGGCATAATTAAAGAAGTGTTTGAATCAAAAAATATCGGTACGATTGAAACTGCAGCAGGAGCAACTGGTGGTGTGACATACATACCCACTGTTGACCGTTTGCAGACAGAAGAGCAAGTTGACTCATTGTGTGAACGCCTAGAAGACCCTAATCGCCTTCTTCCAGGAGGGTACTTATATATGATGGATGTAATTGGTGATCCATCATTAATCCAAGGGTTAGGACGTATCTTTGCGTCCTCTTTCCGTAACTCTGAAGTTGATGCTGTTATGACGATGGCGACGAAGGGCATACCACTAGCCTATGCTGTAGCAAGTCATTTAAATGTTCCAGTCAGTATTGTTCGCCATGAGCACCGTATTACGGAAGGTTCAATTGTTAGTATCAACTATGTATCAGGATCTAAAAAGCGCATTCAAACGATGTCACTTGCAAGACGTAGTTTAAAGCCGTATTCAAATGTACTAATAATTGATGATTTCATGAAAGCTGGTGGGACTATCCGAGGCATGATGGACTTGGTTTCAGAGTTCCAATCAACTGTTGCCGGTGTAGGTGTGTTAACTGAGGCGGTCCATGAAGAAGAGAAGTTAGTTTCTGATTATGTTTCTTTAACGAGGTTGTCTCAAGTTGATGAAAGAGAAAGAACGATAAAAGTGGAACGTGGAAATCTATTTCAAGGTAAATATTATTTCGAGAGTTGA
- the spoVG gene encoding septation regulator SpoVG, whose product MEVTDVRLRRVNTEGRMLAIASITIDDEFVVHDIRVIDGNNGMFVAMPSKRTPDGEFRDIAHPISSKTREKIQTAVLAEYERAGEEVEYEEAGAS is encoded by the coding sequence ATGGAAGTAACAGATGTGAGACTTCGCCGTGTGAATACGGAAGGTCGTATGCTTGCAATCGCATCTATTACCATCGATGATGAATTTGTCGTACATGACATTCGTGTGATCGACGGCAATAATGGCATGTTTGTAGCAATGCCGAGCAAGCGTACCCCAGATGGAGAATTTAGAGATATTGCTCATCCAATATCTTCTAAAACTCGCGAGAAGATTCAAACTGCGGTGTTAGCTGAGTATGAACGTGCAGGAGAAGAAGTTGAATATGAAGAAGCGGGCGCTTCTTAA
- the glmU gene encoding bifunctional UDP-N-acetylglucosamine diphosphorylase/glucosamine-1-phosphate N-acetyltransferase GlmU yields the protein MNKRFAVILAAGKGTRMKSDLYKVLHPVCEKPMVQHIVDQLKGCNVEKTIAIVGHGADTVKDQLGNDIEYALQEEQLGTGHAVMQAENVLNDKDGTTVVLCGDTPLLTKETIDALIEEHESKGAKATVLTASAEDPTGYGRIIRSNDGSVKKIVEHKDASDEERLVEEINTGTYCFDNRTLFEALKHVNNDNVQGEYYLPDVIEILQKQDEIIAAYLTDDFNETMGVNDRVALSRAEQIMKKRTNEQLMRDGVTIIDPDHTYVSVDAKVGKDTVLYPGTMIKGDVTIGEQCTIGPHSEIENSMIGNETTVKQSVVHHSEVGNRVSIGPFSHLRPQTKLGNDVRVGNFVELKKMSMENGSKASHLSYLGDAEIGEGVNVGCGSITVNYDGKNKYLTKIEDGAFIGCNSNLIAPVTVGKEAYVAAGSTITDDVPGESLAIARERQTNKDGYVKKNK from the coding sequence ATGAATAAAAGATTTGCAGTAATTCTCGCTGCTGGAAAAGGAACGAGGATGAAATCAGACTTATATAAAGTGCTTCATCCTGTTTGTGAAAAGCCGATGGTTCAACATATCGTTGATCAATTGAAAGGTTGCAACGTAGAAAAAACAATTGCAATTGTAGGTCACGGAGCAGATACAGTAAAAGATCAATTAGGAAATGACATTGAGTATGCTCTTCAAGAGGAGCAGCTTGGAACAGGTCACGCTGTGATGCAAGCAGAAAACGTTTTAAACGATAAAGACGGAACAACCGTCGTTTTATGTGGAGATACCCCCTTATTAACGAAAGAAACGATAGATGCGCTTATTGAAGAACATGAAAGTAAGGGAGCGAAAGCAACTGTTCTTACTGCTTCAGCCGAAGACCCGACTGGCTATGGACGAATCATTCGTAGTAATGACGGTTCGGTGAAGAAAATTGTTGAGCATAAAGATGCATCTGATGAGGAACGATTAGTTGAAGAGATAAATACTGGGACGTATTGCTTCGATAACCGTACGTTATTTGAAGCCTTAAAACACGTAAATAACGATAATGTCCAAGGAGAATACTATTTACCGGATGTTATTGAGATTTTGCAAAAGCAAGATGAAATCATCGCGGCGTATTTAACCGATGATTTTAATGAAACTATGGGGGTAAATGACAGAGTTGCATTAAGTCGCGCTGAGCAAATAATGAAGAAACGCACGAATGAACAATTGATGCGTGATGGTGTAACAATTATAGACCCAGACCATACATATGTTTCGGTTGATGCAAAAGTAGGCAAAGACACGGTTTTATACCCTGGAACAATGATTAAAGGCGATGTAACAATCGGGGAACAATGTACAATTGGCCCACATTCTGAGATCGAAAATAGTATGATAGGAAATGAGACAACGGTTAAGCAATCTGTTGTTCATCATAGTGAAGTAGGTAATCGTGTTTCAATAGGTCCTTTCTCTCACCTACGACCTCAGACAAAACTAGGTAATGACGTTAGAGTGGGTAACTTTGTTGAACTGAAGAAAATGTCTATGGAAAATGGCAGTAAAGCTTCACACTTGAGCTATCTCGGTGATGCTGAGATTGGTGAAGGAGTTAATGTCGGTTGTGGTTCGATTACTGTGAATTACGATGGCAAAAATAAATATTTAACGAAAATTGAGGACGGGGCATTTATTGGTTGTAATTCAAACTTAATTGCACCAGTAACTGTTGGCAAAGAAGCTTATGTAGCTGCTGGATCTACCATTACTGATGATGTTCCTGGAGAGTCATTAGCGATTGCCCGTGAGCGCCAAACGAACAAGGATGGTTATGTTAAAAAAAATAAATAA
- a CDS encoding ribose-phosphate diphosphokinase encodes MAQQYGDDNLKVFTLNSNRDLAQEITDEIGVEMGKTSVTRFSDGEIQINIEESIRGCDIFVIQSTSSPANEHIMELLIMIDALKRASAKTINVVMPYYGYARQDRKARSREPITAKLVANLLETAGATRVITLDLHASQIQGFFDIPVDQLVGVPILADYFEEKNLDDVVIVSPDHGGVVRARKMADRLKAPIAIIDKRRPKPNMAEVMNIVGNIEGKTAIIIDDIIDTAGTMTLAANAMIENGAKEVYACSTHPVLSGPAIERIQNSKIKELVVTNTIPLPEEKMIDKVTQLSVGSLLAKAIIHVHEQRSVSRLFD; translated from the coding sequence ATGGCACAGCAATATGGAGACGACAATCTAAAGGTATTTACGTTAAATTCAAATCGGGACTTAGCGCAAGAAATCACGGATGAAATCGGGGTTGAAATGGGGAAAACTTCCGTTACTCGATTTAGTGACGGTGAAATTCAAATTAACATTGAAGAAAGTATTCGCGGGTGCGATATTTTCGTTATTCAATCAACGAGCTCTCCGGCAAATGAACATATTATGGAACTACTTATTATGATTGATGCTTTAAAGCGAGCATCTGCTAAAACAATAAACGTAGTGATGCCTTACTACGGGTATGCCCGCCAGGATCGTAAAGCACGTTCAAGAGAACCGATTACAGCAAAACTAGTTGCAAACTTATTGGAAACTGCAGGAGCGACACGTGTCATTACTCTTGACCTCCACGCTTCACAAATTCAAGGATTCTTTGATATTCCAGTAGATCAGTTAGTTGGTGTTCCGATTTTAGCAGATTATTTTGAGGAGAAGAATTTAGATGATGTTGTCATTGTGTCACCAGACCATGGTGGAGTTGTACGAGCAAGAAAAATGGCAGATCGTTTGAAAGCTCCAATTGCAATTATTGATAAACGTCGTCCAAAACCGAACATGGCAGAGGTCATGAATATCGTAGGTAACATCGAAGGAAAAACAGCTATCATTATTGATGATATTATTGATACAGCAGGTACGATGACTTTAGCAGCCAATGCCATGATTGAAAATGGTGCCAAAGAAGTGTATGCTTGTAGTACACACCCAGTTCTTTCAGGACCAGCAATCGAAAGAATACAAAACTCTAAAATTAAAGAGCTTGTAGTAACGAACACGATTCCATTACCTGAAGAAAAGATGATTGATAAAGTTACTCAATTATCTGTAGGGTCTTTATTAGCAAAAGCGATTATTCACGTTCATGAACAACGTTCAGTAAGTCGCTTATTTGATTAA
- a CDS encoding 50S ribosomal protein L25/general stress protein Ctc produces the protein MATVLQAAKREDRRGSRLNKIRNHGGVPGVIYGKAFGNEPVTVDQISFIKTLRQEGKTGVFKLELDGKKTDVMIYDLQYDTIKNEIIHVDFCAVDMKSKMSADVPVQVVGEAEGVKNGGVLQQAVYELSVEALPADLPESIEVDVTNLNFNDSIQVKDLQSGAKFEFNNDPEEVVLSVLPPTEQPEEPGVGGQSEGQEPELVGQAEGENDQE, from the coding sequence ATGGCTACAGTTTTACAAGCAGCTAAACGAGAAGATCGAAGAGGTTCAAGACTTAACAAAATTCGTAATCACGGTGGAGTTCCAGGTGTTATTTATGGAAAGGCATTCGGTAATGAACCTGTAACAGTCGACCAAATTTCATTTATTAAAACGCTTCGACAAGAAGGGAAAACAGGTGTTTTTAAGCTTGAGTTAGATGGTAAAAAGACCGATGTCATGATTTATGACCTTCAGTACGATACGATTAAAAATGAAATTATTCATGTTGATTTTTGCGCAGTCGATATGAAGAGTAAAATGAGTGCAGATGTTCCTGTACAAGTTGTTGGTGAAGCAGAAGGTGTTAAAAATGGCGGTGTGCTTCAGCAAGCGGTCTATGAACTATCTGTAGAGGCTCTTCCAGCAGATTTACCAGAGTCAATCGAAGTTGATGTGACGAATTTAAATTTCAATGATTCGATTCAAGTAAAAGACTTGCAGTCGGGTGCAAAATTTGAATTTAACAATGATCCAGAAGAAGTTGTTCTCTCTGTACTTCCTCCAACAGAGCAACCAGAAGAGCCTGGAGTTGGCGGTCAATCTGAAGGTCAGGAGCCAGAGTTAGTTGGACAAGCAGAGGGTGAAAACGATCAAGAATAA
- the pth gene encoding aminoacyl-tRNA hydrolase translates to MKLIVGLGNPGKKYDGTRHNIGFEVIDQCQESLSISLDQSKFKGTFGYRQIGEEKIFLLKPLTYMNLSGESIVPLMNFYKMDVEDLLVIYDDLDLPPGSIRLRQKGGHGGHNGIRSIISQLGTDKFKRIRVGIGRPPEGQAVPNYVLGGFQQDERIEVDRAVEKSVKAIEAWTTTSFANVMNEYNK, encoded by the coding sequence ATGAAGTTGATCGTTGGACTAGGGAACCCAGGAAAAAAATATGATGGGACACGTCATAATATTGGATTTGAAGTGATAGACCAATGTCAAGAATCATTATCTATTTCATTAGATCAATCTAAGTTTAAAGGGACGTTTGGTTATCGACAAATTGGAGAGGAAAAGATATTTCTACTTAAGCCATTAACATATATGAATTTATCGGGTGAATCAATTGTACCTTTAATGAACTTTTACAAAATGGATGTAGAAGATTTATTGGTTATTTACGATGACCTTGATTTGCCTCCTGGGTCTATTCGTTTACGTCAAAAAGGTGGGCATGGTGGCCATAATGGAATAAGATCGATTATTTCTCAATTAGGCACTGATAAATTTAAGCGTATTCGTGTCGGTATTGGGCGTCCTCCAGAAGGTCAAGCAGTACCAAATTATGTATTAGGTGGATTCCAACAAGATGAACGTATAGAAGTTGATCGTGCAGTTGAAAAGTCTGTAAAAGCTATTGAAGCTTGGACAACAACATCCTTTGCCAATGTGATGAATGAATATAATAAATAA
- a CDS encoding anti-sigma-F factor Fin family protein → MAIHYYCRHCSQKVGTLSDWSADEEQLGFQQLTDEERKEMIEYDSKGHIQVKTICEDCEDTLRTNPDYHAYDSFLH, encoded by the coding sequence ATGGCAATTCATTATTATTGTCGGCATTGTAGTCAAAAGGTTGGGACGCTCAGCGATTGGTCCGCTGATGAAGAACAGTTAGGGTTTCAGCAATTGACCGACGAAGAACGAAAGGAAATGATTGAGTATGATTCTAAAGGACATATTCAAGTAAAAACAATTTGTGAGGATTGTGAAGATACGCTCCGAACAAATCCGGATTATCATGCCTATGACTCCTTTCTTCATTAA